The genomic stretch CATCTGGGAAAACCTGCGACAGACGTGGTGGTACGACTTTTTGCTGAAGACGGTCGCTTGCTTGCTGAGACAAAAACCAATACAGACGGTCGCGTCAGTGATTTTGGCATAGTCGATTTAAAAACAGGTATCTATAGTCTTGAGTTTTTTACATCTGCTTATTTTGAAGGTTTGGGTTTAGAAACTTTTTTTCCTAAAGCAGTTATTCATTTTTATGTGAAAGATGCATTCCAGCATTTTCATATTCCTTTACTGATCAGCCCATTCGCGTACTCCACATATCGCGGAAGCTGATTTTATATTTAGACTTTGAGGGTGAGAAAAATGACAGAACAAAGTAAAACAATATCACCTGAACATGAATATTTAGGTGCGGGGAAAAGTGCAGCTTATGGTTTGCAACACGTACTGACCATGTATGGTGGAATTATTGCACCACCTTTAATCGTGGGAACAGCAGCCGGCCTAGAAGCTTATCAAATTGGATTATTGATTGCGGCGGCGCTATTTGTCGGTGGTTTAGCCACAATTTTGCAAACCGTTGGGGGGAAATATATCGGTGCAAAACTACCTTTGGTGCAAGGGGTTTCTTTTGCCGGTGTCGCAACGATGGTGGCGATTGTGACTACAGGCGGTGGTTTGCAAGCCGTCTACGGTGCAGTCGTTGTCGCATCATTGATCGGTTTTTTCCTCGCACCTTATTTTTCCAAAATTATCCGTTTCTTTCCACCAGTCGTGACCGGTTGCGTCATTACTATCATTGGTTTGTCTTTATTGCCGGTGGCAGTCCGCTGGATGATGGGCGGCAATCCCAAGGCACCAGAATGGGGAAGTGTCGAAAATATTGGTCTGGCACTCATGACTTTAGCTTTAGTCGTCTGCCTGAATTTGAGCCGACAGGCTGCTATTCGTCGCTTGTCTATTTTACTGGCAATTGTTTTAGGTTCAGTACTGGCTTATTTATTCGGTTTTGGTGATTTCTCTAAAGTTGCGAATGGAACATGGATTCAGGTACCCAGCTTCTTCGCCTTTGGACTACCGACTTTTGAGCTCACAGCCATTATTTCCATGCTCATCGTTACTCTCTCGTGATTATGACCGAAACCACAGCAGATATCATTGCAGTGGGTGAGATTGTAGGTACAAAAGTGGATGCGGATCGTATCTCGAATGGCTTGCGTGCCGATATGTTATCGAGTGCGATGGCGCCTGTTTTTGGGTCATTCATGCAAAGTGCTTTTGCGCAAAATGTCGGCTTGGTGGCGATTACCGGAATTAAAAGCCGCTTTGTGGTCGCAGCTGGGGGCATGATTTTAGTCGTGTTGGGTTTACTGCCAATTATGGGACGTTTGATTGCTGCCATTCCTGTACCGGTATTAGGTGGTGCAGGTCTGGTACTTTTTGGAACAGTCGCTGCAAGCGGGATTCGTACCTTGGCTAAAATTGATTATAACGAGCAAAAAAATCTTATCATTGTTGCGACGGCTATTGCAGCCGGCATGATTCCCATTATTGATCATTCCTTTTATGCCAACTTTCCAAAATGGGTGCAAACCTTGTTTCATTCGGGGATTAGCTCAACCTGCTTAATGGCCATTTTACTCAACCTGTTGTTCAATCATCTGAACCTATTTAAAAATAAAAGCACAGCGACTACAGAAATTGTGGCAAAGATTCCACATTAGAAAATTTAAACCAGGATGAAAACAGTCCAGAAAATGGGCTGTTTTTTTATCAAAAATTAAAAATGTTGGCTTTGTTTTTGCTTAATTCAGAATGTGATTCTTTCATTCCATTGGGGACCCTTATTTATGAAATTCACTCAACTTACTGCTGCAACATTACTTGTATTGGGTGCGGCATCCGCACAGGCAAAACCGATCTGGCAAGACTTCAGTGTCACCGGACTTTATGGAGAAAACTATGAGGTGGTCGATGAGAAACAGGCGACTGCGACCTTTGAATATACGGCAAAAGTAAAATATGCAGATGTCTTCTTCTTCATTGACCGTATGCGCGGTGCAGATGACTTTAAATCAAGTTATTTTGAATTTTCACCACGTTTGAGCTTGGGTGAAGTGTCGGGTCAGAAGCTTGCCTTTGGTCCGGTTAAAGATGTACTGGTTTCAACGACCTGGGAAGGTGGAGAGGGTTTTGATAACTTCCTGTACGGCGTAGGTTTCGATCTGGATATTCCCTATTTCCGTTATGCCAGCATTAACCTTTATCGCGTGAATAATGAGAATATTGATGATGATTACCAGTTGACACTGACCTATGGCGTGCCAATTAAACTGGGAACTGAAGAATTTCTGGTGGATGGCTTCTTGGACTGGTCTACAGAAGAAGATACTCATGACAGCGAGATGAACTGGACCACCCAATGGAAATGGAATGTCGGTAAACACATTTCTCCAGACACCAATTTATATCTGGGGATTGAACATTCTATCTGGAACAACAAATTCGGTATCCCAAATGCCGATGAAAATAATGTCAGTGCTTTAGTGAAATATCACTTCTAGGCAAAGTGATGAAGAAATAAGTTAAAAGCCCTGATAAAAGGGCTTTTTTTAATGCGTTTAAAATACGATCTGGATGTTTTCAGGAAAAGGATGAACATCACAATTTGATCCGCTACCTATACGATCCACTACGACAAACTCGCTGGGTGCTTCAAGGGTCAATAATGGATGATGCCAGGTTCCGGCACGATAATTTATCCCTTGAGAACCATCACTGATAAATACCTGAATCTGACTAATATCGGGCTGTGTATAATCAAGTTCAGGCGCTACAACGATTAAAAATTGCTGGCCGTGCATCGGAATAAAAGCCTGTGATCCTAGAGGATGCCTTTCCAGCATTGAGATTTGAAAAGGAATTGCCGTAGCTTGCATATTTCTAAAAATACTCAGTCCGACCTTGGTGTCACTTTCTACTTCAGCCAGGGCATGATAACGCTCAGTCTGCTGCTCATTGATATGAAAATAATGATTACCCTGACAGGCAATGACTTCTCCAAAAGGCAGAAAACTTTCAGTGCTTAAAGGCTGTATTTTTATACTTTGCATAGACATATCATTGATCACTCAAGCCAATTTTCCCCAGAGACGAATCCGGCTGATGCCACCGTCCGGAATCATGTTGACACGAATATGGGAAATTTTTTCGTGTTGTAAAATTTCATTGATGTAATGATGAATATGATCCATTTGCATAGGTTGGGCTGCTAACAAAAAAGGCCAGAACATGCTTTGTGGAATGAATTGCTCATCGGTTGCATCCTCAACATAGATGGCTTGAATAGAAACCTCTGCAGGGAAATTTCCCTTAAAATGGGCGGTATCAATTTCAATTTTCTCGATTCGGGCACTGGCGCCTAAAGCCAAAATGCACCAGTCAAATCCTGGAGCACGACGCCGTTTGGTTTCCCAGCCATCGCCCATGTTAATGCCACGTCCCGGATTAATCAGATTGCGTGGATGTCCAAAATGCGCATCGCTATAGGCAACGACACGGCCACCATGTTCTAGTGCCAAAACATCTAGCATTTGATCACTATCTTGCAGATTGATTTTTACCTGACCATAGACCTTAAAACGTGCAATCCCACCGTCAGGATAAATATTCAAACGGACATGGGTAAATATCTGCTTTGCTGAAATCTGAACAATATGATGCTGGCTGGGGCCCAAGACATTATTTTCTATAATGCTGATCCATTCTGCCTGATCAAGATTTCCATCTGGCGCATAACATGCTTGCACAGCAGCAGAGGCCGGATAATTACCGCTAAAAAAAGTCGTATCAATATCTAGTGCCTGTATTTGACCTGCAACAGCAAGTTTAATGATGGCCCAATCATAGCCCGTGTGGCGCTTGCGACGGGTTTCCCAGCCATCCATCCATTTGCCATGCTCATCAAACTTGTCTTCGATAAAGACCGGTGCCTCAAATTGCAACATGCGTTTTGCTTCAGCAAAAAACTCATCTGAACATTCAAGAATTTCTGCGCCAATTCGGGCATCTGCAAGGTTAGTTAACTGCTGTACTGGAGCAGGCAGATCAAAAATTGGAGCTAATAAGGTCGCCATCTTAAATTTCCATCATTGGTATACGTCACATGAATATGCACTTTTATAAATACAAATTTAGGTCTTCTGCCTTTATAAAAACAGGACATTGAAGGAATTTAAAAGCACAGCGTGTGCCAACTCTTGCTATTTTTTTAGTGCATTTTTTTCAGGATGGCACGTTTTTAGCATTTTAGCTGGCAATGAAGATGAAATAGCCAGGAGGAATAGATGGAGATTGCAATTATTGGGGCAGGCATGGGCGGATTAACCACAGGAATTGCACTAAAAAAGTTCGGACATCGGGTCACCATCTATGAGCAGACAGAACAGATTTTACCTGTCGGTGCTGCAATTTCCTTGTGGTCAAACGGGGTGAAGTGTTTGAACTATCTGGGCTTAACTGAACAGGTAGCAAAGTTAGGTGGCCAGATGAATGACTTAGCCTATATCGATGGTTTGAATGGCGAGGTCATGACGCAGTTTAGTTTGGCGCCGTTAATTGAAGAAGTCGGTCAACGTCCATATCCGGTATCGCGTGCTGAATTACAAAATATGTTAATGGATGCGTTTGGCCGGCAGGATATTCAGCTCGGTAAAAGAATGGTGTCTATTGAGGATAAGGGGCAACACGTTGAAATCGGTTTTCAGGATGGCAGCACTGTTTCTGCCGCATTATTGATTGGCGCAGATGGTACCCATTCCATGACGCGTCAGTATGTATTGGGCAAACAGGTTGAACGCCGTTATGCTGGCTATGTGAACTGGAACGGACTGGTTGAGATCTCTGAAGATTTAGCGCCCGCACAGCAGTGGACCACTTTTGTCGGTGAAGGCAAACGCGCTTCACTGATGCCTGTGGCAGAGCATCGCTTTTATTTCTTCTTTGATGTGCCATTGCCCGCAGGTCTGGAGAATCAACGTTCGGAATATAAGATCTTATTAAAGCAATATTTCTCTGGCTGGTGCTCCCAGGTTCAATGCCTGATTGACAGTATTGATGAGCAGAAAACCAATCGTGTCGAAATCCATGATATTGAGCCTTTTAACCAGTTTTATAAGGGCCGTGTGGTAATTTTAGGGGATGCGGCACATAGCACCACACCGGATATCGGGCAGGGAGGTTGCCAGGCAATGGAAGATGCGGTCTATCTGGCACGTGCCTTACAAATTAATACGCTAGGTCTGGAAGATGCCCTGAAACGTTATCAGAATAAACGCAATGAACGCGCCAATGAATTGCTGCTACGTGCACGTAAGCGTTGTGATGTCACGCATATGAAATATGAGCAAATTACCAAAGACTGGTATGCAGACCTACGGAAAGAACAAGGCCCACATATTATGAAAGGCATTATTAGCAATATTGTGGGTAATCCATTGGATTAAGTCTAATTAATAGCATCACATATCGAGAAACCGCGATTTTAGCCATCGCGGTTTTTGTTATTTAAGTATGAAAATACTACAGTTGCTGCACCTTGCTTTTTAAGGTTTCCATTTGTTCAATCATATGTTTAATCATCAACTGGGAAACGCGTGAAATTTGGCGTTTAGGCGCCACACACAAGGCAATGGTCAGCGGATGCAGCCCTTTTTCAGAGACAGGTTTAAAGACCACTTCATCTCGCTCGACATACGGTAAAACATCGAGATAACTAAAAATTCCAATCCCGGAATTCGCCTTAATGAGAGTATTCATCAGGCGTATATCATTCGATTCCGTTTTACGTGCAGGTATAAATTGATGATGTTTATACAATGCCTGTACATAATCATGAATAATCAGGGGGTCGGCCGGAATAAAATGGTTGTCGTTCAAGGTATCTGAAAAATAAATCTTTTCTGCTTGAGCAAGAGGGTGTGATGTACCCATCACAAAACCTAAAGGTAGTTCCAGAAAATGGAGGACTTCAATATGTTGATGGGATTTCGGATTCAGGATCAGGCCAAAATCCAGATCTGCCTCAATCACTTTTTTGGCTACAATTTCACTGTCTGCAACCCGGATATTAAAATTAATCCAGGGATAATGTTCATACATATATTGCACGGACTGCATGACAAAACCATCATTCAAGGCAGAAATTAAACCAAATTCGATGGTCCCACGCGTAAGCCCCTGAATTTCATCAAAGCGAATCCGGGTTTGCTGGAATTCTTTTTGCCATTTTATAACATCGGCATAGAGTAATTCGCCCGCCAGTGTCAGTTTTAAACCATTGGGCAAGCGCTCAAATAACATAATTCCCAGTTCTTCTTCAGCCAGAGCAATTTGCCGATGTACTGCAGACACGGAAATGAATAATTGATCTGCGGCCTTGCGTAAACTTCCCGTTTTCGCCACCGCGATAAAATATTCTGAAAATCGGGAAAAAGGCGTATTCATCAATTTAGTCAAGCAAGTACCACCGTTTATTTATATCAATATTTGAGATAAACGTGTTTATGCGAGTTTTATGCCAAAGAAGGTAGCTTTAATCGGCAAGTACATTTGTACATGGTTGATGTGTTCTAATTTTAAGAATGAATAGTACGAATCATTCTAATAGACAGAATAACAATAAATTCAGTAATTTCAATTAGAAGCAAAGCCAAAATTGCACAGTTCTGCACTGTTCAAGGCCTGTAAAAAGAGACCATCCATAGTAAGAATATAGGTTTGATATGAACGCAATTCCAGTCATCAATTTATTCAACAAACCCTGCTATAGCCAGTTTGATGATCAGGACTGGGACATTCTGGCTCGTCACTGGTATCCGGTGGCACGGATTCAGGACGTTTCTACCCAACCGCAACAAGTGACCCTGCTTGATGTCAAACTGGCATTGTACAAAACAGAAAGTGGCGATATTCATCTGGTCCGTGATCTCTGTCCACACCGGGGTGTACCCTTAACCAAAGGCTGGGTTTCGGGTGAAAATCTGGTCTGTCCTTATCATGGCTTACACTACAATGGCCAGGGAAAATGTATCAAAATTCCTGCACAACCCGAGCTGACCAACATTTCTGAGCGCTTTTCTCTGACCAAATTTCCAGTAGTGCAAAAATATGGCTTGATCTGGACCAGTATTTTTGGCCGTGACGAAGCAAAAGCCAATTTTCCTGTTTTAGATACCTGGGAGATGCCAGATCATCAGGCAATTTTACCGCCGTTTGTGGATATTGCCGGTTCAAGTGGCCGTCAATTGGAAGGCTTTATTGATGTTGCACATTTTGCCTGGGTTCATCAGGGGTCTTTCGCAGATCCTGAAAATCAGGTTGTACCCAAATACACGACAGAACGTACAGATTACGGCCTGCATACCGAATATGTCAGCAGTGTCAGCAACTATCCACATGGTATGCAAGATCTGGCACCGGAAGGCTTTTTGTGGAAACGTGTATTTGATGTTTATCCACCGTTTTCTGCGGTGCTAACCGTACATTTCCCAGAACAGGGACAATTAAAAATTCTCAATGCCTGTTGTCCGGTTTCACACAATAAAACTCGGTTATTTGTGCCGCTGACACGCAACTTCGATACCACAGGAGATTTACAGGCGGTATATGACTTCAATGCACAAATTTTTGCCGAAGATCAGGACATGGTGGAAAGCCAGAAACCTGAAGAATTACCGCTCGATATTTCCATGGAAGCACATTTTGAAGCGGATCGTTCTTCAACGACCTATCGTCGAATCTTAGCCGAGTGGGGATTAAGTAAACGTTATGTGGTCTAATATATTTTAAAATTAAAAAATATAGATTAAATTTTAAATAAAAACCCTATATTTTAATATAGTAGTTTTTATTTATATTATTTTTAAATAATTAAAATATTATTTATACTCCCTTATTCTTTGATTAAAACTAATTAATATTGTTAAAATTTAGAAATTAAAATAAATCAATCTAGGCAAGCTGCGATTAGCGAGTTACAACTTCGTTCAATGAGGAGAGAAAAGAATAAGATCTGTAGAACATCACCCTTTTGGTATATTACAAGCTAAATCGAATTATCAAAAAAAATTAATTTTTTAATATTAGTAACTTATATAAAAAAATTCCAATCCATCAATGAAGCTCAATACATGGTTCTATCATTTTAATTTATCTTTGCTCATGAAAAATATGAAGCTTGGATTAAAAAAGGAATGCGCAAATTTAAGGCATTTTATTTTATCGCACCACTTATAAGCAAAAATAAAAAATAAATCCATTTTATAAATTAAATTCCCTATCAATCACAAAATAAGCTTTTATAAATTTAATATCATCACGCTTTAATTAAATCATAAAAACAAAAACATCTTATTTTAAAACCATCTTTTTATTATTTTTGATAAAAACTGGAATACTTATTGCTAATTATATATTGAACAGACTGAGCACATTTAAGTGAAGTCATTTTAAAGCATGTGTTGCATGACACAGAACAACCAAGAGCAGAATAGAATGAAAGAAAAAAATAGCTTGAAAACCGGATTGAAAAAATGGGTAGGGGTATTAATGGCAAGTGGTGTAATGAGCATGGCCGCTGTCGCCAATGTTCAGGCCCAAGATAAAGCCGCATTTGTTTATATTGGCCCAACCAGCGACCATGGCTGGACTTATTCTCATGATCAGGGCCGGATTAAGGCTGAAAAAACCCTCGCAGGAAAATACAAAACCTCTTATATCGAAAATGTCCCGGAAACGGCAGATGCCGAACGTGTGATCCGTAACCTGGCACAACAAGGCAATAAAGTCATTTTTGCGACTTCATTCGGTTATATGAATGCGATGGAGAAAGTATCCAAGCAATTTCCAAATACCGTATTTATGCATGCAACCGGTTATAAGCAGGGCAAAAATTTAGGGGTATATGATGTCCGCACCTATGAAGGCGCTTATATGCTAGGTGTGGTCGCAGGGCAAAAAACCAAAAATAATGTTTTGGGCGTAGTTGCGTCTTTTCCAATTCCTGAAGTTATCCGTAATATCAATGCCTATACCCTCGGCGCACAAAGTGTAAATCCAAAAATTAAAACCAAAGTCATTTGGGTGAATTCATGGTTTAACCCGGGTAAAGAACGTGACGCAGCCTTGGCCTTGATTGCTCAAGGCGCAGATGTACTCATGCAAAATACCGATTCTCCAGCAGTGGTACAGGCGGCTGAACAAAAAGGTGTCTTTGCTTTTGGCTGGGATTCTGACATGAGCAAATTTGGCCCTAAAGCGCATCTTGCTGCATCGGTTTTACATTGGGAAAAAATCTACACTCCAGTAATGACGCAAGTCAGCAATAAAACCTGGAAACCCAGTGCAATGTGGTATGGCGTGAAACAAAAAGCAGTCGATATTGAAAGCTTTGGTCCTTCCGTGTCGGCAGCCTCTAAAGCAAAAGCACTCAGTGTACGTGATGGCATTTTAAAAGGCACACTGCATCCATTTACCGGTCCGATTCACAAACAGGATGGCACATTGGTCTTGGCAAAAGGCAAGCGCCTAGATGATGCGGCCTTAAGCAAAATGAATTACTACGTGAAGGGCGTCGAGGGTTCATTACCGAAATAAAGCATTTCAATTTCGCCATTAAATATCTAGATGTACTTTCCCGCATCCATCTGAATGCCTGCACGCTTCAGATGGATGCCGCACTGTCACAGCATTGAATAGGGCACTGATGATGACCTCTCAACACGATAGATCTGTTCATACGCAAGAGTTGAACGCACGTTCTTCTTCAGGTGTACCGCGTTTACAGCTCATCAATATCTGTAAAAGTTACAATTCATTGAAAGCGAATGACCAGATACATTTAACCGTTCAACCTGGGCAGATTCATGCCATTTTGGGTGAAAATGGTGCTGGCAAAAGTACGCTGATGAAAATCATTTATGGAGCAACCAAGGCCAATCAGGGACAAATCCTCTGGAACGGTAAAGAAGTTCATATTGATAACCCGTCGATGGCAAGAAAACTCGGGATTGGCATGGTCTATCAGCATTTTTCTTTGTTTGAAACCTTGACCGTGGCGGAGAATATTTCACTGGGACTGGATGAAAAGATTCCTTTAAAAGCTCTAAGTCAAAAAATCATTGCAGTCTCAGAACAATATGGTTTACCCATTGATCCACGCCGCGAAGTACATTCTTTATCGGTAGGTGAGCGGCAACGTGTCGAAATTATTCGCTGCCTTTTGCAAAATCCCGCTTTAATCATTTTAGATGAACCGACTTCAGTATTGACACCACAAGCGGTACGGCAACTGTTTAAAACTTTACGGTTATTGGCCTCCCAAGGCGTTTCAATTTTATATATCAGTCATAAATTACACGAGATCAAAGAACTCTGTGATGAAGCGACCATCTTACGCAATGGCCGTGTCACCGGAAATGTTAATCCCAAAGACAACAGTACCAGTGATTTAGCACGCTTAATGATTGGCCGTGATTTACCGACTTATGTACGCCCTGAATATACAGGTGAAAAACAGATATTATTCCAGGTTGAGAATCTCAATTACCAGTCCGACGACCCATTTGGTGTGTCGCTGAAAAATATCAATTTAAATATTTTTGCCGGTGAAATTGTAGGAATTGCCGGGATTTCTGGCAATGGGCAAGCAGAATTACTGTCTTTATTGTCGGGTGAAAATAGCCTGAAACATGGCCGGATGGTTCTGGATCAAATCGATATTTCCCGATTCAGTTCTGGACAACGGCGTGATTTGGGCCTGGGCTTTGTCCCTGAAGAACGTCTGGGCCGAGGAGCAGTCCCGAACATGACACTGTCCCAGAATGCCTTGCTGACCGCATTTCGGCAGAACCTGACGCAATGGGGATTAATCAAGTTTGCACAATGTAAGCTTTTTGCCGAGCACTGTATTGAAAAATTCGGGGTGAAAGCCAGTGGCCCAGAGGCAGAAGCACGTTCCTTGTCCGGTGGAAATCTACAAAAATTTATTGTAGGCCGGGAAATTCTGCAAACCCCCAAATTTCTGATTGTGGCTCAACCGACCTGGGGCGTAGATGTCGGCGCGTCCATGTTTATTCGGCAGACCCTGATCGACCTCTCTCGACAAGGTGTTGCCATTTTGGTGATTTCAGAAGAATTAGAAGAGCTGTTTGAAATCAGTGATCGTCTCTGCGTGTTGGCCAATGGTGAACTATCTCCAGCGATACCTACTCATGAAACCAATACTGAAAATGTTGGGGTCTTGATGTCAGGTATTTCAAGTCATGACACTGCGATCATAGTAGAGGAGCAGCAAGCTCATGCTTAATATAGCCAAAAAACAAATATATAGGTTGAGAGGAAAGCGACATGCATTTACTGGAACCGCGTGAACATCCATCTCAAATCATGAAGTGGCTTTCACCACTCATTGCGCTGCTGGCCATGCTGATTGTCGGGAGTATTCTGTTTTTAATGCTGGGGATTAATCCCGCGCAAGCCATGTACATCTTCTTTATTGAACCGCTGACATCTTCTTATGGCTGGAGTGAACTGGCAGTGAAAGCCGGGCCTCTGATTCTGATTGCCTTGGGGCTGGCGGTGGGATTTCGAGCCAAATTATTCAATATCGGTGCTGAAGGTCAGCTCACCATGGGCGCGATTTTTGGCGGTGGTATTGCGATTTTATTTCACGACCAAATTGGCTGGTGGATTCTCCCGTTAATGATTGTCATGGGCGCACTTGGTGGGGCACTCTGGGGCGCAATTCCTGCCTTACTGAAAACCCATTTTAATGCCGAAGAAACCCTGACCACCCTGATGATGAATTATGTCGCAGTATGTGTGTTGCTATACCTGGTCAATGGTCCTTGGCGTGATCCGGAAGGGATGAACTTCCCACAATCGGTGGTTTTTAGTGAGAGTGCGACGCTGCCATTCATTGTAGAAGGCACACGCATTAATGCCTCTATTTTTATCACTTTTTTTGCAGTCCTTCTGTTTTGGGTTTTTATGCGTAAAAGTCTGACGGCCTATAAACTGGAAGTCAGCGGTCAGGCACCTTTAGCTGCCAAATACGCAGGTTTTTCTTCCTCTAAAGCCATCTG from Acinetobacter lwoffii encodes the following:
- the uraH gene encoding hydroxyisourate hydrolase; the encoded protein is MISTHILDTHLGKPATDVVVRLFAEDGRLLAETKTNTDGRVSDFGIVDLKTGIYSLEFFTSAYFEGLGLETFFPKAVIHFYVKDAFQHFHIPLLISPFAYSTYRGS
- a CDS encoding outer membrane protein OmpK, whose protein sequence is MKFTQLTAATLLVLGAASAQAKPIWQDFSVTGLYGENYEVVDEKQATATFEYTAKVKYADVFFFIDRMRGADDFKSSYFEFSPRLSLGEVSGQKLAFGPVKDVLVSTTWEGGEGFDNFLYGVGFDLDIPYFRYASINLYRVNNENIDDDYQLTLTYGVPIKLGTEEFLVDGFLDWSTEEDTHDSEMNWTTQWKWNVGKHISPDTNLYLGIEHSIWNNKFGIPNADENNVSALVKYHF
- a CDS encoding ureidoglycolate lyase; the encoded protein is MSMQSIKIQPLSTESFLPFGEVIACQGNHYFHINEQQTERYHALAEVESDTKVGLSIFRNMQATAIPFQISMLERHPLGSQAFIPMHGQQFLIVVAPELDYTQPDISQIQVFISDGSQGINYRAGTWHHPLLTLEAPSEFVVVDRIGSGSNCDVHPFPENIQIVF
- the alc gene encoding allantoicase, which codes for MATLLAPIFDLPAPVQQLTNLADARIGAEILECSDEFFAEAKRMLQFEAPVFIEDKFDEHGKWMDGWETRRKRHTGYDWAIIKLAVAGQIQALDIDTTFFSGNYPASAAVQACYAPDGNLDQAEWISIIENNVLGPSQHHIVQISAKQIFTHVRLNIYPDGGIARFKVYGQVKINLQDSDQMLDVLALEHGGRVVAYSDAHFGHPRNLINPGRGINMGDGWETKRRRAPGFDWCILALGASARIEKIEIDTAHFKGNFPAEVSIQAIYVEDATDEQFIPQSMFWPFLLAAQPMQMDHIHHYINEILQHEKISHIRVNMIPDGGISRIRLWGKLA
- the hpxO gene encoding FAD-dependent urate hydroxylase HpxO — protein: MEIAIIGAGMGGLTTGIALKKFGHRVTIYEQTEQILPVGAAISLWSNGVKCLNYLGLTEQVAKLGGQMNDLAYIDGLNGEVMTQFSLAPLIEEVGQRPYPVSRAELQNMLMDAFGRQDIQLGKRMVSIEDKGQHVEIGFQDGSTVSAALLIGADGTHSMTRQYVLGKQVERRYAGYVNWNGLVEISEDLAPAQQWTTFVGEGKRASLMPVAEHRFYFFFDVPLPAGLENQRSEYKILLKQYFSGWCSQVQCLIDSIDEQKTNRVEIHDIEPFNQFYKGRVVILGDAAHSTTPDIGQGGCQAMEDAVYLARALQINTLGLEDALKRYQNKRNERANELLLRARKRCDVTHMKYEQITKDWYADLRKEQGPHIMKGIISNIVGNPLD
- a CDS encoding LysR family transcriptional regulator, whose protein sequence is MNTPFSRFSEYFIAVAKTGSLRKAADQLFISVSAVHRQIALAEEELGIMLFERLPNGLKLTLAGELLYADVIKWQKEFQQTRIRFDEIQGLTRGTIEFGLISALNDGFVMQSVQYMYEHYPWINFNIRVADSEIVAKKVIEADLDFGLILNPKSHQHIEVLHFLELPLGFVMGTSHPLAQAEKIYFSDTLNDNHFIPADPLIIHDYVQALYKHHQFIPARKTESNDIRLMNTLIKANSGIGIFSYLDVLPYVERDEVVFKPVSEKGLHPLTIALCVAPKRQISRVSQLMIKHMIEQMETLKSKVQQL
- a CDS encoding aromatic ring-hydroxylating oxygenase subunit alpha, which codes for MNAIPVINLFNKPCYSQFDDQDWDILARHWYPVARIQDVSTQPQQVTLLDVKLALYKTESGDIHLVRDLCPHRGVPLTKGWVSGENLVCPYHGLHYNGQGKCIKIPAQPELTNISERFSLTKFPVVQKYGLIWTSIFGRDEAKANFPVLDTWEMPDHQAILPPFVDIAGSSGRQLEGFIDVAHFAWVHQGSFADPENQVVPKYTTERTDYGLHTEYVSSVSNYPHGMQDLAPEGFLWKRVFDVYPPFSAVLTVHFPEQGQLKILNACCPVSHNKTRLFVPLTRNFDTTGDLQAVYDFNAQIFAEDQDMVESQKPEELPLDISMEAHFEADRSSTTYRRILAEWGLSKRYVV
- a CDS encoding BMP family ABC transporter substrate-binding protein, which codes for MKEKNSLKTGLKKWVGVLMASGVMSMAAVANVQAQDKAAFVYIGPTSDHGWTYSHDQGRIKAEKTLAGKYKTSYIENVPETADAERVIRNLAQQGNKVIFATSFGYMNAMEKVSKQFPNTVFMHATGYKQGKNLGVYDVRTYEGAYMLGVVAGQKTKNNVLGVVASFPIPEVIRNINAYTLGAQSVNPKIKTKVIWVNSWFNPGKERDAALALIAQGADVLMQNTDSPAVVQAAEQKGVFAFGWDSDMSKFGPKAHLAASVLHWEKIYTPVMTQVSNKTWKPSAMWYGVKQKAVDIESFGPSVSAASKAKALSVRDGILKGTLHPFTGPIHKQDGTLVLAKGKRLDDAALSKMNYYVKGVEGSLPK
- a CDS encoding ABC transporter ATP-binding protein, whose translation is MMTSQHDRSVHTQELNARSSSGVPRLQLINICKSYNSLKANDQIHLTVQPGQIHAILGENGAGKSTLMKIIYGATKANQGQILWNGKEVHIDNPSMARKLGIGMVYQHFSLFETLTVAENISLGLDEKIPLKALSQKIIAVSEQYGLPIDPRREVHSLSVGERQRVEIIRCLLQNPALIILDEPTSVLTPQAVRQLFKTLRLLASQGVSILYISHKLHEIKELCDEATILRNGRVTGNVNPKDNSTSDLARLMIGRDLPTYVRPEYTGEKQILFQVENLNYQSDDPFGVSLKNINLNIFAGEIVGIAGISGNGQAELLSLLSGENSLKHGRMVLDQIDISRFSSGQRRDLGLGFVPEERLGRGAVPNMTLSQNALLTAFRQNLTQWGLIKFAQCKLFAEHCIEKFGVKASGPEAEARSLSGGNLQKFIVGREILQTPKFLIVAQPTWGVDVGASMFIRQTLIDLSRQGVAILVISEELEELFEISDRLCVLANGELSPAIPTHETNTENVGVLMSGISSHDTAIIVEEQQAHA
- a CDS encoding ABC transporter permease; this encodes MHLLEPREHPSQIMKWLSPLIALLAMLIVGSILFLMLGINPAQAMYIFFIEPLTSSYGWSELAVKAGPLILIALGLAVGFRAKLFNIGAEGQLTMGAIFGGGIAILFHDQIGWWILPLMIVMGALGGALWGAIPALLKTHFNAEETLTTLMMNYVAVCVLLYLVNGPWRDPEGMNFPQSVVFSESATLPFIVEGTRINASIFITFFAVLLFWVFMRKSLTAYKLEVSGQAPLAAKYAGFSSSKAIWMSLVISGMMAGIAGICEVAGPIGQLNPNLSPGYGYAAIIVAYLGRLNPIGIVLSGCFMALIYLGGEMAQMQLQLPVAITGIFQGLLLFFLLASDALIENRYRFSKKMASPVPQPTATTL